The following proteins are encoded in a genomic region of Magnolia sinica isolate HGM2019 chromosome 1, MsV1, whole genome shotgun sequence:
- the LOC131242647 gene encoding putative oxidoreductase TDA3, whose amino-acid sequence MSLSSSSSPSMPAAAEPQLKRVVVCGGGVIGICTAFFLAKKAAASVSITVVEKSSVACAASGKAGGFLALDWCDGGPLSELARTSFNLHRSLSAELDGPTAYGYRPLRTLSLSLSASTSPSSTRKPAHIIPDWVDGPVRNASTIGTVETTAQVHPQLFTRTLMAEAKAKHGVEVVTGEVERVEVEGGRATAVVLKEEGGRPAVLPADAVVLALGPWSCRLVVISSLFRVSGLKAHSIVLKPRNPDAITPDALFLNYHPSHGGKALDPEVYPRPTGEVYLCGMSKDAKVPDDPEQIEGDEESIRMLHKIAGEVSSHLGEGEVEVRAEQACFLPCTDDGRPVIGEMPDIKGCYVATGHSCWGILNGPATGAAMAELVLDGQASTLDLSPFSPARFLSGSRRRQHA is encoded by the exons ATGTCACTCTCATCATCGTCATCTCCATCAATGCCTGCAGCAGCAGAGCCGCAGCTGAAGCGGGTGGTGGTGTGCGGAGGCGGCGTTATTGGCATATGCACCGCCTTTTTTCTAGCGAAGAAGGCCGCCGCTTCTGTCTCCATTACCGTCGTTGAGAAATCCTCCGTCGCTTGCGCTGCATCCGGCAAGGCCGGAGGTTTCCTCGCCCTCGACTGGTGCGACGGAGGACCCCTCTCAGAGCTAGCCCGAACCAGCTTCAATCTCCACCGCTCCCTGTCCGCCGAACTGGACGGGCCCACCGCATATGGCTACCGCCCTCTCcgcaccctctccctctccctctccgcctCTACCAGCCCTTCCTCTACTCGTAAACCCGCCCATATCATACCGGATTGGGTTGATGGTCCTGTCCGAAATGCATCTACAATCGGGACCGTTGAAACCACAGCACAGGTCCACCCTCAGCTCTTCACCCGCACGCTGATGGCTGAAGCCAAGGCCAAGCATGGGGTGGAGGTGGTGACTGGAGAGGTGGAGCGCGTAGAGGTGGAGGGTGGCCGAGCGACGGCGGTGGTGCTTAAGGAGGAAGGTGGAAGGCCGGCGGTCCTTCCGGCAGATGCGGTGGTTCTGGCACTTGGGCCTTGGTCGTGCCGGCTGGTGGTGATCTCGTCACTCTTCCGAGTGTCCGGTCTTAAAGCTCATAGCATTGTTCTGAAGCCGAGAAACCCAGATGCAATAACGCCAGACGCCCTGTTCCTCAATTACCATCCCAGCCATGGAGGGAAAGCTCTTGATCCTGAAGTATATCCAAGACCGACGG GGGAGGTGTATTTGTGCGGAATGTCAAAAGATGCCAAGGTTCCAGATGATCCGGAGCAGATAGAGGGGGATGAGGAATCTATAAGAATGCTGCACAAGATAGCTGGCGAGGTATCAAGTCATTTGGGGGAAGGGGAGGTGGAAGTGCGGGCAGAACAGGCATGCTTCTTGCCGTGCACTGATGATGGCCGTCCTGTGATCGGAGAGATGCCTGATATCAAGGGATGTTATGTGGCGACAGGGCACAGCTGCTGGGGCATACTGAATGGACCAGCAACTGGAGCTGCCATGGCAGAGCTCGTGTTGGATGGCCAAGCTAGCACTCTAGATCTCTCGCCATTCAGTCCTGCCAGATTTCTCAGTGGTAGCCGTAGAAGGCAACATGCATAg